Within the Gloeobacter kilaueensis JS1 genome, the region CGCCCGGCAATCGTTACCGGTCCCACCACCACCTGCCAGGGCAACAGCCACTGCAGCCGACCGAGGTGTACGGGCGTTTGCAAAGTTCGGCTGAGCTGTACTTCTGCCTGGGCAAGCGCCGCCGGAGCCAGCCAGAGCGTTCCGAGCCACCCTGCGCCCAAAAAAAGCGCTACGAACGCCATGCCAAGAAACAGCCACCGCTGGAGCTTCACTGCCCGGACCTTGAAAAAAAGCTAGAACTTAGTCTAGGTCAAGGGCAGCTATCTTTCACCTCTTATTCTGAGGGAAAGAAGATGCAGGTGTTCGATTCAGGTGATGAGCTTGATGACGTGCTGGGCAATCCGGCGGGCAGCTCCCGGCGTGCCCATGCGCGCCGTGCCGTTGAGCCGGATGCGCTCGCGCAGGGGCGCATCGGCCATCACCACCCGCACGCGACTGGCAAGTTCAGCCGGGCCGCCCTCGACCAGTTGCACCGACTCGCCCAATAGCCGCGTCTGGGCCTCAGCAAAGCGCGGGGTAAATTGTGGCCCCTCCCCAGCCAGGGTAAAAACGGGCCTGCCCAGGCCGACGGCCTGCTCGGTAGCGGTCCCGGCCATCGCGATCACCAGATGAGACCGCTGCAGGCATTCGGCAAAGCGTCCCTGCTCAAGGTGAACTGTCAATTTGTCGCGACGAAGCAGCGGTCCTTCTAGCTGCCAGCCCACGGGCAGATAGGCGCGGATGCCCTCGTCGCTCAGGCTGCCCGCCCGCGCACACAGCAGGTGGAGCGGCTGCGGAAAGGTGGCAGCGAGCGGCTCGACCGCCTGGAGCATCAAGGCGAGGTTGCGGCAGGCTTCTGGGGCACGGGAGCCGGGCAAAAGCAGCGCGACTACGGCACCGGCGGGCGGTGCCGTGGCCAGATCCGGCCCTGCCTCCAGCTTGTCCATCATCGGATTGCCGAGATAGACGGCCTGGGGCACCCAGCGGCGCAGGTTGTCGGTGGTCAGCCGATCGCGGGGGAAAGCCGCCCGGCAGGCGGGGCGATTGAGAAGCCAGCGTTCGAGGGACGTGTAGTCGGTGGGCCGCCCGCCCTGGTAATAGTCGGACTTGGCGGTGCCGACGAAGGCGTAGGGGGCTTTGCTCAGGTAGGCGAGGGCCAGAACGACGATGTCTCCCACCGCCAGCACCAGATCGCACGCGGGGGCCAGACGGCGCAGCGTGCGCCACTGCTCAAAGGTGAGGCGACCGAGGCCACCGCGCACGTCCTTCCAGAACTCGCGCACATCCATATAGATAAAACCGCCCGAGGGCATCGTCCGGGTCGGCACGACGATCTTGAGGCCGAGTTGCCGATAGGCTTCTCCCTCACCGACCACCGGCAGAGCGAGAATTTCGACATCGTAGGCGAGCAATGCCTCGGCGATCCGGGTGGCAATCAGATCTTCGCCGTGGCCGTTGCTCAAGCACAGCAGCCGTTTTGTTGACACGGATATTCCTGGGACTTTGGCCGACGCGCGCCCACTGGTGCCTA harbors:
- a CDS encoding lipid-A-disaccharide synthase-related protein; this translates as MSTKRLLCLSNGHGEDLIATRIAEALLAYDVEILALPVVGEGEAYRQLGLKIVVPTRTMPSGGFIYMDVREFWKDVRGGLGRLTFEQWRTLRRLAPACDLVLAVGDIVVLALAYLSKAPYAFVGTAKSDYYQGGRPTDYTSLERWLLNRPACRAAFPRDRLTTDNLRRWVPQAVYLGNPMMDKLEAGPDLATAPPAGAVVALLLPGSRAPEACRNLALMLQAVEPLAATFPQPLHLLCARAGSLSDEGIRAYLPVGWQLEGPLLRRDKLTVHLEQGRFAECLQRSHLVIAMAGTATEQAVGLGRPVFTLAGEGPQFTPRFAEAQTRLLGESVQLVEGGPAELASRVRVVMADAPLRERIRLNGTARMGTPGAARRIAQHVIKLIT